The Naumannella cuiyingiana DNA window GGCCTGCACGCGGCCGGGCTGTTCGACGCCACCGGCGAGGCGCTGGTGGTACGCGAGGACGTCGGCCGACACAACGCCGTGGACAAGGTGATCGGCTGGGCGGTTCTGCAGGACCGGCTGCCGCTTTCCCGGACGGCCCTGGTCGTCTCCGGGCGCGCCTCGTTCGAGCTCGCCCAGAAAGCCGCGATGGCCGGAATCCCCTTGTTGGTGGCCGTTTCCGCGCCGTCCTCGCTGGCCGTCGAGTTCGCCGAGCGGGTCGGCATGACGCTCGCCGGGTTCGTCCGCGGCCGGCGGATGAACGTCTACACGCGCCCCGAGCGTGTGCAGGTCACCGCACCCGTATCTGCGTGATTGCACAGATCGGGGCGGCCGGTTTCATTGCCGCGCCCGCCCGCGGAGGTCCATACTCGCGGGGAGTCAACGAAGACGAGGAGTCGCTCCATGTCGCACGCCGCCCCGGCCGATCCGCCGGTGAACCCCGATCCGGGCAACGAGTCGCCGCGCACGATCCGCGAGCGGCTGCGCCCGGTGGTCGCCGCCTCGATGGCCGGCACCGTCGTCGAGTGGTACGAGTTCTTCCTCTACGCCACCGCCGCCAGCCTGGTCTTCGGCCCGCTGTTCTTCCCCAAGACGGGCAACCCGCTGGACGGCATCATCGCCGCCTTCGTCACCTATGCCGTGGGCTTCGTCGCCCGGCCGCTGGGCGGCATCGTCTTCGGGCACTTCGGTGACAAGTACGGCCGCAAGCACCTGCTTCAGGTGAGCATCATCCTGGTCGGCGTCTCGACCTTCGCCATGGGCCTGATCCCGCCGTTCTCCATGATCGGGTACGCCGCCCCCGTGATCTTGGTGCTGCTGCGCTTCGCCCAGGGCTTTGCCGTCGGCGGCGAATGGGGCGGCGCGGTGCTGCTGGTCGCCGAGCACTCGCCCAACAAGTCCCGCGGTTTCTGGTCCAGCTTCCCCCAGTCCGGCGTACCCGCCGGAAACCTGCTCGCCACGCTGGTGCTGCTGGTGTTGTCCAATGCCATGCCGGAGGCGGACTTCCTGGCCTGGGGCTGGCGGATCGCGTTCTTCCTGTCCGCGGTGATCGTGGTCGTCGGCTACTACATCCGCACCCGGGTCAGCGATGCGCCGATCTTCCAGCAGGCGCAGGCCGAGGGCGAGGCCAAGGCCCACCAGAGCTTCGGCCTCGGCGAGGTCCTGACCCGCTACCCGAAGGGCGTGCTCACCGCGATGATGTTGCGCGTCGCGGAGAACGTCTTCTACTACATCGTGGTCACCTTCTCGATCACCTACCTGAGCCAGACGGTCGGCATCAACACCACCGAGATCCTCGGCCTGTTGGCGATCGCCCACCTGATCCACTTCTTCACCGTGCCGATCTGGGGCTGGCTCGGCGACCGCGTCGGGCGCCGACCGGTCTATGCGATCGGCGTCGTGCTCGCGGCCGCCTGGGGGTTCTATGCCTTCCGGTTGTTCGACACGGGTCAGGCGTGGTCGATCCTGCTGGCGTTGGTGCTGGGCCTGATCGCACACGGGTTGATGTATGCCGGCCAGCCGGCGATCATGGCCGAGCAGTTCCCGACCCGGATGCGCTACTCGGGCGTGTCGATCGGCTACCAGGTCACGTCGATCTTCGCCGGCTCGCTGGCGCCGATCATCGCGGTCACCCTGCTCCGCACGTACAACAGCTCGCTGCCGATCGCGATCTACATCGTGATCTGCTGCGTGATCACCATGATCGGCGTACTGATCGCCCCGGAGACCAAGGGAATCTCGTTGACCAAGATCGACGACGACTACCGCGAACTCACCGAGCGGGAGGCTGCGCGTCGGGACTGACGGTCCGGGCGCCCTGGCGCCGGATCTGGTTCAGCATCAGGTGCACCGGGCGGCTGCGCAGTGCCTCCTCACGCAGCACCGCCCAGTAGGACAGCGGGTGCTCGAAGCCGGGCACCACGCGGCGCAACCGCGGATGCATCGCCGCCATGTAGTCCGGCAACAGGCCGATGCCCCCGGAGGCGAGCGTGGTCTCGACGTGCGCGAAGACCGAGGTCGAGGCCAGCGATCCCGCGGGGGCGGGCAGGCCCCGGGTGGCCATGTCCAGATCGTCGACCTGCAGCGCCGACTCGATGTAGTAGACGAGCGTGTGCCGGGCAAGATCGGCGACGGACTCGGGTACGCCGGCCCGCGCCAGGTACTCCTCGGTGGCGTAGAGGGCAAGCGCGTAC harbors:
- a CDS encoding MFS transporter is translated as MSHAAPADPPVNPDPGNESPRTIRERLRPVVAASMAGTVVEWYEFFLYATAASLVFGPLFFPKTGNPLDGIIAAFVTYAVGFVARPLGGIVFGHFGDKYGRKHLLQVSIILVGVSTFAMGLIPPFSMIGYAAPVILVLLRFAQGFAVGGEWGGAVLLVAEHSPNKSRGFWSSFPQSGVPAGNLLATLVLLVLSNAMPEADFLAWGWRIAFFLSAVIVVVGYYIRTRVSDAPIFQQAQAEGEAKAHQSFGLGEVLTRYPKGVLTAMMLRVAENVFYYIVVTFSITYLSQTVGINTTEILGLLAIAHLIHFFTVPIWGWLGDRVGRRPVYAIGVVLAAAWGFYAFRLFDTGQAWSILLALVLGLIAHGLMYAGQPAIMAEQFPTRMRYSGVSIGYQVTSIFAGSLAPIIAVTLLRTYNSSLPIAIYIVICCVITMIGVLIAPETKGISLTKIDDDYRELTEREAARRD